In a genomic window of Vairimorpha necatrix chromosome 12, complete sequence:
- a CDS encoding putative SP-containing membrane protein: protein MQIFLLISFIFTKTQINFPVEDNKHYAIVFFESPIFIHDYSIMYSKLDGKEENFVCEVREAVGKTCSEIKVPLSLIQNPRVERMYGIKITYEKEGKQDTMYAESFRYNEKTRTWSVSRAFEDDPWYIKNLYYIVGGSAFLAVALGGYLLIRKKRQDNIETM, encoded by the coding sequence atgcaaatatttttattaatttcgtTCATTTTCACAAAAACACAGATAAATTTCCCAGTTGAAGACAATAAACACTACGCCATAGTATTTTTCGAATCacctatttttatacacgATTACTCAATAATGTATAGCAAACTAGATggaaaagaagaaaatttcGTGTGTGAAGTTAGAGAAGCAGTTGGAAAAACTTGTAGTGAGATTAAAGTACCACTATCATTAATACAAAATCCGAGAGTAGAAAGGATGTATGGTATAAAAATTACGTATGAAAAAGAAGGTAAACAAGATACAATGTATGCTGAATCTTTTAGgtataatgaaaaaacaagaaCATGGTCTGTTAGTAGAGCATTTGAAGATGACCCTTggtatataaaaaatttatattatatagtAGGTGGGTCTGCATTTTTAGCTGTTGCTCTTGGTGgatatcttttaataagAAAGAAGAGACAAGATAATATTGAAACAATGTAA